Proteins encoded by one window of Thunnus thynnus chromosome 3, fThuThy2.1, whole genome shotgun sequence:
- the f8a gene encoding 40-kDa huntingtin-associated protein → MAAEGDFLARYRAVSNKLKKRFLRKPNVAEASEQFGQLAKELKQQDCLQYAAFCNLAMARCEQTLFNAPGEALALTDAARLFLSSEKENRALQAPGFDEHLQAALNCYSFAIKVYIEMNQPVMAASLCLELGNALKEMNRPGEAIVHYQRAAELQTQTPIEALLSMGEMATCKILTRDYDGALSVFTEMQLVCQERGLQLPGTSTPVGAFLDIVAKCEISRVLLLMLLEPPPQKLLPEHAQTLERYAWESFDPHSQVTFLPENVFLLLQSVVMACQEKDTESLKSLQIELWPFLTAEQNHLLHLVVQERITPSGQGI, encoded by the exons ATGGCTGCAGAAGGAGATTTTCTGGCGAGATACCGCGCTGTatcaaataaactgaaaaa ACGTTTTCTTCGGAAGCCCAATGTAGCGGAGGCAAGTGAACAGTTTG GTCAGTTAGCCAAGGAGCTGAAGCAGCAAGACTGCCTGCAATATGCTGCCTTCTGTAACCTGGCCATGGCTCG GTGTGAGCAGACTCTCTTCAACGCTCCTGGAGAGGCTCTGGCGTTAACCGATGCTGCCCGCCTCTTCCTCTCGTCTGAGAAGGAGAACAGGGCCCTGCAGGCTCCGGGCTTTGATGAGCACCTTCAGGCTGCACTCAACTGCTACAGTTTTGCCATCAAG GTGTACATTGAGATGAACCAGCCTGTGATGGCAGCCAGCTTGTGTCTAGAACTTGGCAACGCGCTCAAG GAGATGAACAGACCAGGAGAGGCTATTGTTCATTACCAGAGGGCTGCAGAGTTGCAGACACAGACTCCAATTGAAGCTCTGTTGTCAATGGGAGAAATGGCCACATGTAAAATTCTCACAC GTGACTACGATGGCGCTCTGTCAGTGTTTACAGAGATGCAGCTTGTATGCCAGGAGAGAGGACTGCAGCTACCAGGCACCAGCACCCCTGTTG GAGCTTTTCTGGACATTGTGGCAAAATGTGAGATCTCCAGAgtgttgctgctgatgttgctcGAG CCTCCGCCTCAGAAGCTGCTACCAGAACATGCACAGACCCTGGAGAGATACGCATGGGAGTCGTTTGACCCTCACAGCCAAG TGACCTTCCTGCCTGAGaatgttttcctcctcctgcagtCAGTCGTG ATGGCGTGTCAGGAGAAAGACACAGAGTCCCTAAAGTCTCTTCAGATTGAGCTATG GCCTTTTCTGACTGCGGAGCAGAATCATCTTCTCCACCTGGTGGTTCAGGAGCGCATCACGCCGTCTGGCCAAGGCATTTAG